The following are encoded together in the Thermoplasmata archaeon genome:
- a CDS encoding DUF2098 domain-containing protein has translation MENGDLMKYMPTSTVGKITDIKEKDGVTWVRLDYTDLYYDAVNLVPADPSEYIEVSFKERSSFERGMKSIEDIKRETQEVDISEFMPSGGG, from the coding sequence GTGGAGAACGGGGACCTCATGAAGTACATGCCGACTTCGACCGTCGGCAAGATCACAGACATCAAGGAAAAGGACGGAGTGACCTGGGTAAGACTGGATTACACCGACCTCTACTACGATGCAGTGAATCTCGTCCCGGCCGATCCTTCGGAGTACATTGAGGTCTCGTTCAAGGAGCGTTCTTCCTTCGAGAGAGGCATGAAGTCCATCGAGGACATCAAGAGGGAGACCCAAGAGGTCGACATCTCTGAATTCATGCCATCCGGAGGAGGATGA
- a CDS encoding DUF2111 domain-containing protein has protein sequence MMSNNARIGGPIPKFNDYHLWKTLYYLNDEEAIGRKKLSAMLDIGEGSTRTIISLLQNHEIISINKSGIILTNVGMDLKKKTRMDLAPVALPELTIGDFNFAARIPKMARNVSYGCEERDAAIEAGATGATTLVYINGKLMFPGSEYHVDPTMENEIKSVFNLKNEDVVVIGTGKTIQSAEIGAVIAGLHIIGGLKLSRGIKDVISPRSDNSELLSLAFAIHDLVGGLPVCAKNRDNLGVRIENGAVIDNAYTGEVLEEVIRSGTTVRRIATSGPYKGIRVIVTPIELDNRIIAVIGVVDVRSMAGIDNLIRLHENE, from the coding sequence TTAATGATGAGGAGGCTATTGGTAGGAAAAAACTCTCAGCTATGCTGGACATAGGAGAGGGAAGCACCAGGACAATCATATCACTTTTACAGAATCACGAAATAATAAGCATCAACAAGAGCGGAATCATCCTGACAAACGTAGGGATGGACCTCAAGAAAAAGACCCGCATGGACCTCGCCCCTGTTGCATTGCCCGAGCTGACCATCGGCGATTTCAACTTTGCAGCACGTATCCCGAAAATGGCCCGTAATGTTTCATACGGATGCGAAGAGAGGGATGCCGCTATCGAAGCTGGGGCCACAGGTGCAACGACTCTGGTTTACATCAACGGGAAACTGATGTTCCCCGGCTCCGAATACCATGTGGATCCCACCATGGAGAATGAGATCAAATCGGTGTTCAACCTGAAGAATGAGGATGTTGTTGTCATCGGTACTGGTAAAACAATCCAATCTGCAGAGATTGGGGCGGTGATTGCAGGACTCCACATTATAGGAGGACTCAAGCTGTCACGCGGAATCAAGGATGTCATATCCCCGAGGAGCGATAATTCTGAACTTCTTTCTCTTGCTTTTGCCATTCATGACCTTGTTGGAGGTCTCCCCGTATGCGCCAAAAACAGGGATAATCTTGGAGTTAGAATCGAAAACGGTGCTGTGATCGACAATGCCTATACCGGAGAAGTTCTGGAAGAGGTTATCCGTTCAGGAACCACTGTAAGGAGGATAGCTACATCCGGCCCGTACAAAGGCATCAGAGTTATTGTGACGCCAATTGAACTCGACAACCGCATCATAGCGGTGATCGGAGTCGTGGACGTACGTTCGATGGCAGGCATTGATAATCTCATCAGACTCCATGAAAATGAATGA